The following are encoded in a window of Ranitomeya variabilis isolate aRanVar5 chromosome 6, aRanVar5.hap1, whole genome shotgun sequence genomic DNA:
- the LOC143783517 gene encoding uncharacterized protein LOC143783517 isoform X2 yields the protein MIRNCTFQDRISAIVKGASALRSGLSFLLQIYTERNMSQTRRRSHHEMSQAVPIITSRPQVMTLSASMLFGKCLLAGLRTFIEKWRTMIRNCTFLDRTSTIVKGASALRSGLSFLLQLYTERNMSQTRRRSHHEMSQAVPIIASRPPVMTLSASMLFGKFLLAGLRTFVEKWRTMIRNCTFLDRTSTIVKALHREEHDSDQEEKPS from the exons GAGCCTCAGCGCTGAGGTCAGGCCTCTCATTCCTGCTGCAGATCTACACAGAGAGGAACATGAGTCAGACCAGGAGGAGAAGCCATCATGAGATGTCACAGGCGGTCCCGATCATCACAAGCAGACCACAAGTCATGACCTTATCAGCCTCCATGTTGTTTGGCAAGTGTCTTCTAGCCGGACTGAGGACATTTATTGAAAAGTGGAGAACAATGATTAGGAATTGTACTTTCCTGGACAGGACATCAACCATAGTAAAAG GAGCCTCAGCGCTGAGGTCAGGCCTCTCATTCCTGCTGCAGCTCTACACAGAGAGGAACATgagtcagaccaggcggagaagccATCATGAGATGTCACAGGCGGTCCCGATCATCGCAAGCAGACCACCAGTCATGACCTTATCAGCCTCCATGTTGTTTGGCAAGTTTCTTCTAGCCGGACTGAGGACATTTGTTGAAAAGTGGAGAACAATGATTAGGAATTGTACTTTCCTGGACAGGACATCAACCATAGTAAAAG CTCTACACAGAGAGGAACACGACTCAGACCAGGAGGAGAAGCCTTCATGA
- the LOC143783517 gene encoding uncharacterized protein LOC143783517 isoform X3: protein MIRNCTFQDRISAIVKGASALRSGLSFLLQIYTERNMSQTRRRSHHEMSQAVPIITSRPQVMTLSASMLFGKCLLAGLRTFIEKWRTMIRNCTFLDRTSTIVKGASALRSGLSFLLQLYTERNMSQTRRRSHHEMSQAVPIIASRPPVMTLSASMLFGKFLLAGLRTFVEKWRTMIRNCTFLDRTSTIVKVYLLQLHIEN from the exons GAGCCTCAGCGCTGAGGTCAGGCCTCTCATTCCTGCTGCAGATCTACACAGAGAGGAACATGAGTCAGACCAGGAGGAGAAGCCATCATGAGATGTCACAGGCGGTCCCGATCATCACAAGCAGACCACAAGTCATGACCTTATCAGCCTCCATGTTGTTTGGCAAGTGTCTTCTAGCCGGACTGAGGACATTTATTGAAAAGTGGAGAACAATGATTAGGAATTGTACTTTCCTGGACAGGACATCAACCATAGTAAAAG GAGCCTCAGCGCTGAGGTCAGGCCTCTCATTCCTGCTGCAGCTCTACACAGAGAGGAACATgagtcagaccaggcggagaagccATCATGAGATGTCACAGGCGGTCCCGATCATCGCAAGCAGACCACCAGTCATGACCTTATCAGCCTCCATGTTGTTTGGCAAGTTTCTTCTAGCCGGACTGAGGACATTTGTTGAAAAGTGGAGAACAATGATTAGGAATTGTACTTTCCTGGACAGGACATCAACCATAGTAAAAG TATATTTGTTGCAGCTACATATAGAAAACTGA
- the LOC143783517 gene encoding uncharacterized protein LOC143783517 isoform X1 gives MIRNCTFQDRISAIVKGASALRSGLSFLLQIYTERNMSQTRRRSHHEMSQAVPIITSRPQVMTLSASMLFGKCLLAGLRTFIEKWRTMIRNCTFLDRTSTIVKGASALRSGLSFLLQLYTERNMSQTRRRSHHEMSQAVPIIASRPPVMTLSASMLFGKFLLAGLRTFVEKWRTMIRNCTFLDRTSTIVKATYRKLSLDWMSINDITMGWNSMHDITMGWNSMHDITFLPQLYTERNTTQTRRRSLHEMSQASRSSQAAAGHDLVSPPCCLAHFF, from the exons GAGCCTCAGCGCTGAGGTCAGGCCTCTCATTCCTGCTGCAGATCTACACAGAGAGGAACATGAGTCAGACCAGGAGGAGAAGCCATCATGAGATGTCACAGGCGGTCCCGATCATCACAAGCAGACCACAAGTCATGACCTTATCAGCCTCCATGTTGTTTGGCAAGTGTCTTCTAGCCGGACTGAGGACATTTATTGAAAAGTGGAGAACAATGATTAGGAATTGTACTTTCCTGGACAGGACATCAACCATAGTAAAAG GAGCCTCAGCGCTGAGGTCAGGCCTCTCATTCCTGCTGCAGCTCTACACAGAGAGGAACATgagtcagaccaggcggagaagccATCATGAGATGTCACAGGCGGTCCCGATCATCGCAAGCAGACCACCAGTCATGACCTTATCAGCCTCCATGTTGTTTGGCAAGTTTCTTCTAGCCGGACTGAGGACATTTGTTGAAAAGTGGAGAACAATGATTAGGAATTGTACTTTCCTGGACAGGACATCAACCATAGTAAAAG CTACATATAGAAAACTGAGCCTTGATTGGATGTCAATCAATGACATCACAATGGGATGGAATTCTATGCATGACATCACAATGGGATGGAATTCTATGCATGACATCACATTCCTGCCGCAGCTCTACACAGAGAGGAACACGACTCAGACCAGGAGGAGAAGCCTTCATGAGATGTCACAGGCGTCGCGATCATCACAAGCAGCCGCTGGTCATGACCTTGTCAGCCCTCCATGTTGTTTGGCACATTTCTTCTAA